The following is a genomic window from Rhodothermia bacterium.
CTTCGGCGTGTTGGTTTACCCTTGGCTTACGAAAAATGTGCCGGATGATACCGACTTCATCAATCAAAAACGTATAGCGCAGAACGCCTTGAACAATATTGCCATACATATTCTTCTCCCCGAAAGTGCCGTATGCGTTTAGAATTTGGTGGTTTGGGTCAGGTAGAAGGGCAAAGGGCAGTCCAAATTTTTGGGCAAAGGCCGCATGAGACGGGTTTTCATCTGGCGAGACGCCAATCACAACAATGCCTTTTTCACGGAGCAAATGGTGGTTATCCCGTAGGTTACACGCCTGACGGGTACAGACCTCGGTATCATCTTCGGGATAAAAATAGAGCGCTACTTTTTGGCCTCTTAGCGATTCGAGGGAAAAGGCTTCTCCGGTGTGTGCGGTTCCGGAAAAGAGCGGTGCAGGATCACCTACTTTAAGAATAAAAGTACTCATATCTTATCGTTTTCGGTTCAGGCCCCAATCATAATTGGTATAAGATACCTTAAAAGCGTTCTTCTCCAATTTGGTGCGGAGGGCGTCTTCATATGGAAAAAAACGGCTCAAGTATTGTTGTACCGTTTGGCCATGCTTCTCGAAATCGGTGGCAAACCACGAGAAGATTTTTGAAAGCCGGATGGTGTCGGACTTGGGGTCAAGGTTGTTTTTATGTTTTTCATTTAGAAAGACGCGGGCTTGGTCATCTAATTGTTCTTCCAAGCGGATGCCCTCGTAGGCTTCACGGCGAAGTTTGGGGCAACTCATAGCGGCACAAACCAAGGCGAAATGGATACGTGGCTCTTTAAATTCCTTGCGAATGATCTCGTGTTCAACTGCCGTGAGCGTATAAGATTTCCCCCCGACCGTTACACTTTTCAGGTCCCAAGCACTTGTTTTGCCCGGAATAGGCAGTGGCGTGATGCGTAGAATACTTCTTACGGGATAATTCTCAATCACCAATTTCAGGGTATAGGCATTATAGGTATTGATCCAAAAGGCCAATCGTTCCAATTCTGGTAAACGGTCGGGATCGTTTTGGGCTAATTTTATGAGGTAAGCATCCAATTTTCCTCGATCGGTTTTGAGCAAGGCATAATCTACCATCCCCTCTTCATCCACAAACTTTTGGAGCACCTCGGTAAACACGGTGTGTTCAAAGTGCATGGGTTTTTGGATGGGATGACGGACGGGAATTTGGGGCACATTGGCGCATCCGGCCCATGTTACAAGACCCAACAAAAGTGCTGAAATACGTTTGGATGGCATGGTTTAGTGTTTAACCTAAAAAAATCACCAAGCCCAATCTTGCATGGTGCGGGCAAAAGCGTGGTCGGTTCGGTCTAATTGTAATGGCGTCACGGAGACATAGCCTTCTTCCAATGCGGCTAAATCCGTATCTGCACCCATATCTAAACTGACATGATAGCCTGCCAACCAATAATAAGGACGCCCGATGGGGTCTTTTCGTTCCGTAAAAGCCTCGTCCCAACGGCTCCGGGCTTGTCGGGCAATACGAAAGCCCTTAATTTGGTCTTCCGCCAGATAGGGCACGTTTACATTAAGTGCGATTCCATCCGGTAAGCCCTGCTCCAAGACTTGGCGGGCCACTTTTTGTGCCATTTTACCGGCGGCGGAATAATCAGCGTGTTTGTCAAAACTGTCTAAGGAAATAGCAATAGACGGAATACCCGCCACACAGCCTTCCAAAGCCCCCCCTACGGTTCCGGAATGTAGCAGGTTTACGGCGGCATTTGGCCCTTGATTGATGCCGGAAACCACCAAGTCGGGCTTTCTCCCCAGCCAAGTTCCAATCCCAAATTTTATACAATCTGCTGGTGTTCCGGTAAGGGCACAAGCCGTGATCCCCTCGCCAAGATCCCAATTAAAAAAGCGTAACGGATCTCGGATGGTGACCATATAGCTTACTGCACTTTGTTCGGTACGGGGCGCTACCACAAAGACCTCGCCTAAGTCCTTCATGGCATGTGCCAAAACCATAAGGCCATCGGCCTCGATGCCATCATCGTTGGTCATTAAAATAGTTGGTTTCTGCATCTCTTCGTGTTTTCTCCGTTCTTAAGGTTCTGTTCGCACATAGGGTACGTTTTGTGTGTTGAGTGCATCAGTAGCTTTCATTTTCGTTCGGGAAGTCACGGCTACGGACATCGGCGATGTATTGTTTTACAGCCGACTTAATTACCTCTTCTAAGTTCGCGTATTTTCGGACAAAACGCGGGTTGAAATCGTTGTTCAGGCCCAGCATGTCGTGCATGACGAGAACTTGTCCGTCGCAACCGTTCCCTGCACCAATCCCAATGATAGGGATAGTGAGTTTGGAGGCGATTTCTCGTGCCAATGTACTTGGGATTTTCTCCAGTACCATCGCAAAACAACCGATCCGTTCGAGCCGCACAGCATCTTTCCGGAGTTGATCGGCTTCTTCGGCTTCTTGTGCCCGCACCTTGTACGAGCCAAATTGGTTGATGCTTTGTGGCGTGAGGCCGAGATGCCCCATGACTGGGATTCCAGCGGAAAGGATGCGTTTGATCGTATCTTCTTCGACTTTCCCCCCTTCTAATTTCACAGCATGTGCGCCGGTTTCCTTCATAATGCGGATGGCGGAGGCCAAGGCTTTCTTAGAATTTCCTTGATAGCTGCCAAAGGGCAAGTCCACGACCACAAAAGCCCGTTGCGTACCCCGAACTACACATTGTGCATGGTAAATCATGTGATCTAGGGTAATGGGCAGGGTGGTTTCATGTCCGGCGATCACATTAGAGGCCGAGTCTCCCACCAGCAACACATCCACACCCGCACTATCCAAGAGTTGGGCACTGGTAAAATCGTATGCTGTTAACATCGAAATGGGCGTTCCGGCAGCTTTCATATTGCGAAGGCTTTGGGTGGTTACACGTCGGATTGGTTTATTTTCAGGTTTTACCGTTTGGGTGCTCATGGGTTTATGCTCTTTTTGTTACCGTTGGCGGGCTAAACTACGGACGCCGCAAAGGGTTTTCATAAATGAATGGAGAATTATACATCTTTTTCCCAATGACTGGAAACGCAAGTCATGCGCCTTGTGTAATGATTCTTTTGTAAACCGCAAAAAAACGACTTGTTTACATTATATTCCGAGGATGGCTTTCAATCCTTTAATGCTTATGACCTTGTCTATCGAAACGCTCAACAACGTTCAACTGGCTTTTTTCCTTGCTGGTGGTTATTTGGTCTCGCGGCTGATGATCAAGTCGCAGTTGCCGGAAGCCTTGGTTTTTTGGATGATTGGACGGAAGCACCTTTCGGTTTCGCGGCTGTTGTTTTATTTATTGGCCATCAATGCCATCTTAGGTATTTTTATTCATCATGCCATTGTGGTACTGACGCTTATCCCACTTGCCTTATTGATGCAAGAAGCCATCAGTGATTCCAATCCCAAGTTTGATCGGTTGGTTCCCACCATGTTGGCCGCCTGTTTAATGTACGGCGCAAACATTGGCGGTATTGGGGCCATCACCAGTTCTGCCGCCAATGGCATATTGATTGCAGGAGCCAATGGGATTTTGCCCGGTTTGGGTGGTGCGGTTTATGGCGCTGAAAAACTCACTTTTTTCTTGTGGATGGTTTGGGGTGTTCCTTTGGTTTTGGTTTATACGGTATTGGCATGGGGCGTTCTGGTGCTATTTTTCCAGCCCTACAAACATTTTAAGACCCATCTTAGGTTTGAACCAAAAGAAAGCCTTGAGAATGTTTTTCGGAAACCGGCCATTATCGCCGCTATTTTCACGTTTGGTGCGGCCTTCCTCTTTTCGATGGCTTCCAATGTCTGGCCGTCGCATATTCTTCCGATCACCATTGCCACAGTTGTGTATTTTCTTGCCATCATCTTGTCTTTATTCTTCTTCAAGATCGAAAAAGAGGGGACGTGGGCTCCACTCCTCACCCTAAGCGATTGTGTGAGCAATTTGCCCAAACGCGGACTAACTTTGGTTGTGATTACGGTTGTGATTGCATTTTTCTTGGGACTCGGCATAAATTACTTCCGAGATGGACTTACGGGCTTGATTTCGGCAGTGGTGGACGAACACACGAGTGTGCTTACCCTGATGGTTATTGTGGCCATTTTCGCAACCTTCACTACCGAGCTTTTGAGCAATACTGTGATCCAATACGCCCTTTTCGCGTTAATGCCCTCATTGGCCTCCGTTGTGGATTTTCCCATCCTGCTGGGTATGATTGTGGCCACCCTGGCCTCCAGTTCTGCTTTTATGAGTCCACTTTCCACCGGAGTGAATAGTCTTGCTTTTGGGGAAATGCGGGGGGCTTCTTTGCGAATGTTGTTGTTTGCCGGCTTTTTTATGAACCTTGTCGGTAGCCTTTTGGTTGCCGTTTGGACACTCACGGTAACACGGTGGGTTTTGGGCATTTGATGTTTTTAATGCAAAATCTCTTTCTTTTGCAGTGTACACCGGTCTTTCTGGATCCCCTTAACCATTCCTCTTGAGAAAACTTTTCAATTAAAGGATTTTAGCTTATCTTGCTTAAACGGCACTTTTGCCTAATTCCCCGTTATTCTTACAAACCGTTTTTTCTATGAGTACTACCCAAGATACGTCGTTCTACGGACACCCACGAGGTCTGGCGACGTTGTTTTTCACTGAAATGTGGGAGCGTTTTAGCTACTATGGTGGCCGTGCCTTGCTGATTTTATATATGACCGATCAGTTGGTGAATGGTGGTCTTGGCTTTACGGTTGCCGATGCTGGCGCAATTTATGGCCTCTATACGGCATCGGTTTATCTGACCAATTTGCCCGGCGGTTGGGTTTCCGATAAATTTTTAGGCGCTCGCAATGCCGTTTTTTATGGCGGAATTATTATTGCTATTGGCAACGTGTTGCTCGCCTTCCCCGGAATTGGTTTTTTTTATGGCGGCTTGGCGCTGATTGCCGTCGGTACGGGCTTGCTTAAGCCAAATGTGAGTACGATGGTGGGTTCTTTGTACGACAAAACCGATAACCGCCGCGATGCTGGCTTTTCAATTTTCTACATGGGAATCAACTTAGGTGCTTTTTTAGCGCCTCTGATCGCGGGATATATAGGTGAAACCATCAACTGGCGTTATGGATTTTTAGCGGTGGCGGTTGGGATGTGTATTGGCTTGGTACAATACAAAATGGGTGATAAACACTTAGGGACTGTCGGACGCTTTGTGCCTCCGGCTACCGACGCAGAGGCCGCACAACAACGCAAATCCCTGTTTATTGCGCTTGGCTCGCTCGCTGCCGCCTTTTTGATTCCTTACCTCTTGCATGTTGCCGGATCCATCCAGATCACGATTGACTGGATTAAAACGGCCATGACATACGTTTTCATCGCCATTCCGATTGTTTATTTTGGGTTTTTATTCCTACGTGGTGGGTTCACTGCCGATGAAAAAAAGCGATTGGCGGCCATTTTTGTCTTCTTTATAGCAGCCGCATTGTTCTGGGGATCCTTCGAACAAGCAGGTTCTACCCTCACCCTATTTGCTGATCGCCATACCAATAACCAAGTATTTGGCCTACCCTTCCCAACCACTTGGTGGCAGTCGGTGAACTCTATCTGGATTATTTCACTCGCGCCTGTTTTTGCGGCTCTTTGGATGTATTTAAACAAAAAAAATATGGAGCCTTCCACCCCCGTAAAGTTTGGGCTGGGGCTTTTGTTTGTTGGGTTAAGTTTCCTCTTGTTGGTGATTCCGGCCAATGCCATTGTTGCCGTTCCAGACGCAAAAGTAGGTGTGATTTGGCTCTTAACCGTTTATTTCCTTCAAACGGTTGGTGAACTCTGCTTGAGTCCGGTTGGCTTGAGTACAATGACAAAATTGGCTCCAGAACGTGTTGTAGGACAAATGATGGGCGTTTGGTTCTTGGGTGCAGCCGTTGGGAATTTTATTGGCGGAAACGTCGGCGGCTTGTTTGAGACCTACCCGCTCAATGGCTTATTCTTGGCAGTGGCCGGAACCTCTATTGCGGTCTCCTTGGTCATGTTTGTCTTGGTTCCTTGGGTTAAAAACCTTATGGGAGACATTAAATAGGCTCACCAAGATTATATGGGGCTTAACCGGATTGCAACATCTTGGCGTAACTTCTGTTTTTGGGGGTTGCGCCATTTGCTTGTTTGAAACCTCGAAACATAATCCAATATGCAAATACCAATAGAATTCCTCGGCCATGCGATAGGGCTTAAGTTGCCGGAATATGCAACACCCCACAGTGCCGGATTAGACTTAATGGCCGCGTGTCCAGAAGAAGAACCCATTATTCTGAAACCCAGTGAACGTGGACTCGTCCCAACAGGTCTTAAAATAGCCTTGCCAGACGGATACGAAGCCCAAATCCGGCCCAGAAGCGGCTTGGCCTTCCGCTATGGCCTCACCGTTTTGAATGCCCCCGGAACCATAGACGCCGATTATCGTGGTGAGGTCAAGGTTTTATTGGTCAATCTGGGGAAAGAATCCTATACCATCTATCGTGGCGACAGAGTCGCACAAATGGTGGTCGCACCGTATGTGCGTGTAGATTGGCAATTGGTTCCACAATTAGAAGAGACCCTCCGAGGCGAGGGCGGATTTGGCCATACAGGTCTCTAAATCATTATCCAACAACAACATGGAAGGCTCCGTAAAGAAATTGGATCTGGGTCGGTTTTGGACGGCTTCAAATATACTCAGCATCAGCCGTGCCATCGTCGTAATCCCGATTATGTACCTCATCATGACACAAGGATCGGTGGTGTGGCTGGCGGGTTTTGTGCTGTGGGGCATTGCGTCGGATTGGTTAGACGGGCAAGTGGCACGCTGGACCAATACGGTTTCGGGCTGGGGCAAGGTCTTGGATCCTTTGGCGGACAAAGTGGCGGCCATCGGCATTGTATTTGCATTGGTTTGGGTTAAGGCCATCCCGCTCTGGCTGATCTTCATTGTGGCCGGTCGGGATATTTTGATTGTTTTGGGTGGCATTTTGCTCTCGCGTAAAATTGGCGAGGTGACAATGAGTATTTGGACGGGCAAAGTGGCCGTTACGCTGCTTTCGATCATGGTCTTGTCCGCCATCTTAAAGGTACATCCCGACATCACCCAGATTTACACCAATACCACTGCAGTTCTTTTTATCTATTCGTTCTTTTTATATGCCCTTCGGGTCTGGGGCTTTGTTCGTACCGGAAAAGACGCCACCTTTGGCCAACTTTTGGATGCCTATGCGAATGAAATAACGGTTGCCTTGGTCGCCACCTTTTTGTTCCTCAGTTCCTCCACCTTGTTCGATGCCGTTTTTCCCGCTTTTATGTGGCTCTCGTGGGCTTGTGTGATGACGTGCATTTTGTTTGGTTGGAATGCCTTTAAAAGACGCCATCGCATTTTTTACCCCAAAATTTTGCACCTTCCTGTTGCCGCTACCTTTTTGTTTGCTCTTTATTTGATGTTAGAGCCAGACGCAGAGCTTATCCGATATGGCCAATGGATCATTATTGGTTTTATGGCCTATACCTATTTTCTTTTTATCATTGCTTCTTTTTGGCGATACAAGCCGATAGAGTATATTCAGCAAACGCCATCACCCCCACAAGAAATTAACGACAAAAAATGATTGAGTGGTTTCGTTTAAATATTTCTGGAGACCATGCCGAGGAATTGCTAATTTCGCTGGCCATCTTAGCCCTTGGCTGGTTGGTACGGAAGGTCACAGGCGAGGTCTTGATCAGGCGAATTGAAGACCCGCATCACCGCTTCACCATCAATCGCCGTGTGGGAAGAACCTCCGCCCTCCTCACCATGGTTTTAGTGGTGGCCATTTGGTTTCCAAACCTCAAAGAAATCGTTGCAATTCTATCCCTCTTTGGTGCGGGTCTGGCGATTGTGAACCGCGAGGTGATTCTCAGTATGGTGGCTTGGCTGCACATCATTACCCGACAGCCCTACTCGGTGGGTGATCGAATTGACGTCAATGGCGTTTCGGGCGATGTGATAGACATTAGCTTGCTCGTAACCACCATGATGGAAACCCGCGAATGGGTGCAGGGAGACCAAAGTACTGGCCGTATTATGCGTATTCCCAACAACTGG
Proteins encoded in this region:
- the surE gene encoding 5'/3'-nucleotidase SurE; this encodes MQKPTILMTNDDGIEADGLMVLAHAMKDLGEVFVVAPRTEQSAVSYMVTIRDPLRFFNWDLGEGITACALTGTPADCIKFGIGTWLGRKPDLVVSGINQGPNAAVNLLHSGTVGGALEGCVAGIPSIAISLDSFDKHADYSAAGKMAQKVARQVLEQGLPDGIALNVNVPYLAEDQIKGFRIARQARSRWDEAFTERKDPIGRPYYWLAGYHVSLDMGADTDLAALEEGYVSVTPLQLDRTDHAFARTMQDWAW
- a CDS encoding peptide MFS transporter; translated protein: MSTTQDTSFYGHPRGLATLFFTEMWERFSYYGGRALLILYMTDQLVNGGLGFTVADAGAIYGLYTASVYLTNLPGGWVSDKFLGARNAVFYGGIIIAIGNVLLAFPGIGFFYGGLALIAVGTGLLKPNVSTMVGSLYDKTDNRRDAGFSIFYMGINLGAFLAPLIAGYIGETINWRYGFLAVAVGMCIGLVQYKMGDKHLGTVGRFVPPATDAEAAQQRKSLFIALGSLAAAFLIPYLLHVAGSIQITIDWIKTAMTYVFIAIPIVYFGFLFLRGGFTADEKKRLAAIFVFFIAAALFWGSFEQAGSTLTLFADRHTNNQVFGLPFPTTWWQSVNSIWIISLAPVFAALWMYLNKKNMEPSTPVKFGLGLLFVGLSFLLLVIPANAIVAVPDAKVGVIWLLTVYFLQTVGELCLSPVGLSTMTKLAPERVVGQMMGVWFLGAAVGNFIGGNVGGLFETYPLNGLFLAVAGTSIAVSLVMFVLVPWVKNLMGDIK
- the dut gene encoding dUTP diphosphatase, which gives rise to MQIPIEFLGHAIGLKLPEYATPHSAGLDLMAACPEEEPIILKPSERGLVPTGLKIALPDGYEAQIRPRSGLAFRYGLTVLNAPGTIDADYRGEVKVLLVNLGKESYTIYRGDRVAQMVVAPYVRVDWQLVPQLEETLRGEGGFGHTGL
- a CDS encoding DUF547 domain-containing protein, which encodes MPSKRISALLLGLVTWAGCANVPQIPVRHPIQKPMHFEHTVFTEVLQKFVDEEGMVDYALLKTDRGKLDAYLIKLAQNDPDRLPELERLAFWINTYNAYTLKLVIENYPVRSILRITPLPIPGKTSAWDLKSVTVGGKSYTLTAVEHEIIRKEFKEPRIHFALVCAAMSCPKLRREAYEGIRLEEQLDDQARVFLNEKHKNNLDPKSDTIRLSKIFSWFATDFEKHGQTVQQYLSRFFPYEDALRTKLEKNAFKVSYTNYDWGLNRKR
- the panB gene encoding 3-methyl-2-oxobutanoate hydroxymethyltransferase gives rise to the protein MSTQTVKPENKPIRRVTTQSLRNMKAAGTPISMLTAYDFTSAQLLDSAGVDVLLVGDSASNVIAGHETTLPITLDHMIYHAQCVVRGTQRAFVVVDLPFGSYQGNSKKALASAIRIMKETGAHAVKLEGGKVEEDTIKRILSAGIPVMGHLGLTPQSINQFGSYKVRAQEAEEADQLRKDAVRLERIGCFAMVLEKIPSTLAREIASKLTIPIIGIGAGNGCDGQVLVMHDMLGLNNDFNPRFVRKYANLEEVIKSAVKQYIADVRSRDFPNENESY
- a CDS encoding CDP-alcohol phosphatidyltransferase family protein, with the translated sequence MEGSVKKLDLGRFWTASNILSISRAIVVIPIMYLIMTQGSVVWLAGFVLWGIASDWLDGQVARWTNTVSGWGKVLDPLADKVAAIGIVFALVWVKAIPLWLIFIVAGRDILIVLGGILLSRKIGEVTMSIWTGKVAVTLLSIMVLSAILKVHPDITQIYTNTTAVLFIYSFFLYALRVWGFVRTGKDATFGQLLDAYANEITVALVATFLFLSSSTLFDAVFPAFMWLSWACVMTCILFGWNAFKRRHRIFYPKILHLPVAATFLFALYLMLEPDAELIRYGQWIIIGFMAYTYFLFIIASFWRYKPIEYIQQTPSPPQEINDKK
- a CDS encoding peroxiredoxin, whose product is MSTFILKVGDPAPLFSGTAHTGEAFSLESLRGQKVALYFYPEDDTEVCTRQACNLRDNHHLLREKGIVVIGVSPDENPSHAAFAQKFGLPFALLPDPNHQILNAYGTFGEKNMYGNIVQGVLRYTFLIDEVGIIRHIFRKPRVNQHAEEILKKFGFA
- a CDS encoding mechanosensitive ion channel family protein, translated to MIEWFRLNISGDHAEELLISLAILALGWLVRKVTGEVLIRRIEDPHHRFTINRRVGRTSALLTMVLVVAIWFPNLKEIVAILSLFGAGLAIVNREVILSMVAWLHIITRQPYSVGDRIDVNGVSGDVIDISLLVTTMMETREWVQGDQSTGRIMRIPNNWVFQFAVKNYTQGFEYIWNELFVTVSEKSDWNLAREIMMTLAQESSFIVEHQVKSQLKTMTQEYLVYYSTLTPFVYVSTNERGIQLTLRYLCKVRNRRGSEHAIMLRILEEFAKNPSIEMVFFK